The Chitinophaga lutea genome contains the following window.
ACTGTCGAAGCTCATATTGGGCGGAGCGAAAAAAGTAACGCGCTCTTTCTCCAGCACATCCTGCATTCCTGCCAGCTTGATCACCTGCACGAGGGTATCGAAGTAGAAGGGTTTCGATTCGAGGTATTTCATGATACTGCCGTCGAACTTCCCTTTGGCGAGGCCGGTATCCTGGAAGTAATCTTTTTTACAGGCGGTCGAAAGGCCTGCGAAAACGATCATCGCCAGCAGCAGTTTTTCATATCGCATCATCTGTTTCATGTTGCATAATTCTTGGTAGTGATACAATCGGGTGTTAGCGCCAGTATTCGTTCAGCCGCATCAGCGGATTGTTTTTCAGGGCTTCCTCGGTGATGGGCCAGGTCCATGCGCCTCGCTGGAACGCAGGCTGCGAAATCGGGAAGGCACAGTATTCACTGTTGAGGATCCTTTTGGTGCGCACCAGGTCGTAGAAATAATGACCTTCGCCCATCAGCTCCTTGGTGCGTTCCCAGTAAATGGCATCCTGCAGGTCGCGCTGGGTAACACCGCTATAGGCTGGTGCTTCCGCACGTCCGCGGATCACATTCAGCAGCCGGATAGCTTCTTCCGAACGGTCGCTGCCCAACTCCGCATTGGCTTCGGCAGCCAGCAGGTACATGTCGGCGAGGCGGAATACGATCAGGCTACCGTCGTACCCGGATCCGCTGCCACGGTTGCCGCTGAACTTCAGGAACTCGCCCCTGCTCTCACTCATCATATTGCCATCGAACCAGATATCCCTTCTTTTGTCAGGGTCGCTGAGGGGATACATTTTTTCGAGGAATTTTTTCTGGAGGTAGAGGTAAGGCCGGTCGTAGCCGCCGCGTATCACGTTGTCGTTCAGATACTGATAACCCAGTCCGCGCAGTTCACCATAGTTCACGTTCTGTGAAAATTCAAAAAGCCCTTCTTCAGAACCGCCGCGGAACAGCCGGGTAAACTCCGCCGTGGTGAGCAGGCGATAGGTGCCGTTGTTCTTCCCTTCAAACTCTTTGAACAAAGCGGCGGCATGCTCATGATATTTTCCTCTGTTGAGATCGTCGAAACCGGCATTCCACATGTTCATGTGCATCATCAGCGCGTACATGGTACCGACGGTCGGGCGCACGGCGCGTTTGCGAGGGTCGGGGTACGACCAGGGAAGGTCGTTCTTGTATTTGTCGAGCTCGGCGATGCACTGGTTGAGCACCTCCACAAAATTGCTGCGGCCGATGACCTTATCGAAGTATGGCTTGGTATAATACGGTACGTCACCGTACAGCCGCACCATCAGGAAATAACAGAAATTCCTGACAAACACGCCTTCCGCCACGTACTGCTTTTTTTCTTCGGGGCTCAGCTCCGAATCAGGCACACCCGGCGCACGATCGATGAGGATGCCGGCCGACTGGATGATCTTGAAATAAGGGTTCCAGTCGATGAGCCGGTCGAAGTGGAAAAAACCATTCCAGTAGTTATTACCGTATACGATGCTTTTGATGTTATTCACCGGGAACCAGTCGAAATAGTCGCGGGGGTATACACGGGTCTGGCGGTAAAGCCCGCAGCGGAATTCCGCGGCAAGGAAAAAGGAATTATTGAGCAGGATGTCTGCCATCTCCCCGTAAAGATTATTGGTGAACCGCTCGGCGTCGGCACGGGTTTTCCAGAAACTGGCGCCGGATTCGCGGGTGGGCGACTCCGTATCGAGGAACTTCTTGCAGCCGGGCGTGGTGGCCATGGCTACCAGCAGTACCGCAACGAACACAATATATTTTTTCATCTCCTTCATTTTTGCATGATTAAAACTGTGCGTTGAGCCCGAGGTTCACGGAGCGGCGCATCGGATATCCTTTGGAGTCGTCGCGACCCAGGGCGGTCACGTTCTCTGCGTTCGGCCCGGTATAGCTCTGCCACATCACGGGGTTGGCCACAGACAGGTACACGCGCGCGGAGCTCATGCCAATCCGTTTCAGCCTGCTCCTGTCTACGTTGTACGACAAGGTGATGTTATTCACCTTCCAGTACGAACCGTCTTCTTCAAACAGCGTCTGATCGTACCGGAACGGGTTCAGGTAAGGATAACGGCGGTAGTCGTACGGGTTGGGATACTTCGCATCAGACGTGTTGTTCTTCCAGTAGTTGTAATTATCGATCGGCACCAGCGACGAATTGCCCAGCGGGTCGGAGAAATTCTGGAACCGCGCCGCCACCGCGTTGTTCAGAATGGAGCGGATGGCGGTATAAGAAGTATTGATGCTCAGTGAATAGTTCTTATACTGGATGAAGTTGTTGAAACCACCGGTCACCAGCGGCTGCGAGCTGCCGGCGTATACGTAGTCGCTGGTATTGATGAGGTAGTCGCCGTTCACGTCTATCCAGCGGGCATCGCCGCCCTGCAGGTACGAATAAACGGAGCTACCGTTCTGCGCAACCGCCACGGGCGCACCGGTTGCAGGGTCTACCTGCACCATGCCGTCGTTGCGGTACACGCCGTTGCTCCCGTAAAGCACGTTGGTAAAGGTATTGCGGCCTACGCGGCGGAGGATCATCTGGCCCGTAGTGGGATCGGGCCGGAGAATCTCCCGTTTGCCGTATGGCAGTCGTGCGATGTAATCCTTGTTAAGTGCGCCGGTCAACGTGATTGTCCAGGTAAAGGCACTGCTTTTGGAGAGCGGACGGTACGTGATCATGGTTTCGAGACCCATGTTCAGGATGGCTGCATCGTCGGATTTTACATTTTTAAACCCGTTGATCGAAGGCAGCGGCACGTCAAGAATGTCGTTGTTCACAAAACGGTGATAGGCGTCAAACTCCAGCTGCAGTTTGCCCTGCCATAAACCAAGGTCGAAACCCAGGTTGTACGTGGTAGCCGATTTCGGTTTCAGGTTGGCGTTCGGCAAATCGTCGTAGATGATACCACTCTGCAGTTCTTCGTTATACCTTCTCCCACCGCGATCGTCGTATGTGCCGTAAGCATCGAAAATGCTGCCCTGCGGCATCATGTTGCGGCCCCAGGTGGCGCGGATGGAACCGTATTCCAGCCAGGAGGCGTCTTCAAAAATGTTTTCCTTATAAAAGTTCCAGCGCAAGCCAACCGCCGGGTTATTGGAGAACGGCGTATTCCGGCCGGCCTGGGAAGTAGCGTCTCTCCGGAACGACAGATCAACCACGTATTTTTTGCGGAAGTCGTAAGTCAGCGAAGTGGCGATCGACATCTCCCGCAGGTCCGCCGCATTGGGCAGTACGCCGCCACGGTTGTAATACGGATCGGAACCGATGGGCCCGTAGTAGCTATCGCCAGGCGTTCTTTGCAGCCGGTTCACGTTCGCCTGGAAAGTAGTACGGCTCAGTTCGTTGAACACGCCGATAGTGACATTGTGCACCTGTGCGCCCCACGACCTGAAATAGGAAAGGCTGTTACGGTTGTACACCTTGCTTTTACGGTCGCTGTAAGAATAAACTTCGGAAAAGTTATCGTTGATGGCGGCGGGCCTGTAGTTGTTTTCGGTGGCGGTGGTGTTTTCAAAGCTGAAAGTGCTGACGGCATGCAGGCCCTTGATCAGCTCATAATCCACTTCAAGGCTGGTAGCCACCCTGGCCGTTTTGTTGACGTTCGAGGTCCGCAGCGCCGCGATGGCGGAGGCAGTGGAAGAATAGAATGACGGCGGCGGCAGCAATGATGAGTTGTTGCCTGCGTCTGCCGCATCGGCCTGCTGAAGGCCGTTCCCGCTACCCTTGCTGTTTACGCCGAGGCTCGTGCTGATATTGGAAAAAACCCGGAGCTTTTCAGACGGCATGTACTGGAAGTTGGTACCCAGCGAATACCGGTTGAAGCCCGTGTTTTTCACGATGCCTTTTTCGTTGTAATAACCGAGGTTGGCTTTGTAGTTAAACTTGTTATCCCCGCCAGACACGGTCATGTTATGCGTCTGGTTATAGGTATAGGTATAGAACAGACCCTGCCAGTCCGTGGCCTGGTTGTAATACGGGTTGAGGCTGTCGGCCAGGAAAGGCGTACGGTTGATGTCGCCGGCCGTTTTGTACGGTGAATCCGTATTGAGCATCGCCTGCCAGATTCTCAGTTCGCGCTCCCCATGCCCGCCGATTACCGGCCGCAGGGTTGGCGGTATGTTCACGAAAAAGTTGCCGGTGTAGGCTACGATGGGCACGGAAGATTTACCGCGTTTGGTGGTCACGATGATAACGCCGTATGCACCGCGGGAACCATACTGGGCGGTAGCCTGCGCGTCTTTCAACACCTGAACGGACTCGATGTCTTCCTGCGGTATGAGCGACAGCGGGCTGAGACCCGGGCCGGACGATTGGAAACCGTATTCAAAGTTGGAGTTCGGATCCACCTGCACACCGTCTACGATAAACAGCGGAGAGGTGGGCGACAGGAAAGCATCGTTCCCCGAGCCGGTGATGTTCATGGACGAAACACCACGCATCTGGATGGTGCCTGCATAGCCCGGGGCGCCGGTATTGTTCTGAATGTTGAGGCCCGGCACCTTGCCCTGGATGAGCTCCATTACGTTCGCCACCGGCACATCCTGCAGTTCCTTGCCGCTGATCACCACGGTGGAGCCGGTGGTGGTTTCCCTTTTCTTTTTCTGGTAACCGATGATCACCGTTTCATCCAGCTTGCTTTCTTTGATGGAGAGCTGTATCCGCATAGTCGCGCCCTCCCGCGCTTTTACTTTGGCCTGCTCATATGCCAGGGAGCGGAAATTCAGATCGGTCCCTTCCGGCACGGTAACGGTAAAGGAACCATCCCCTCCGGTAACGGCCACCCCTTTAGGTGGATTGCCCGCCCAGATAGCGATGCCCGGCAGGGGTTGATTGGAACCCTTTTCATAAACAATCCCCTTTACGGTGATCATTTTCTGCTGCGCAAAGGCGGCGGAGGCGGTAAGGGCCATCCACAGCAGCGCGAGAAAGGATTTTGTGTACTTATGCATTCAGTTTATTTTTTAAAACTTGATGATCAGTTGTCTTTAAAATCAGGATTCCCTTCCTTGAACCAGAAAATTACTTTCCAGTCGCCCGGCTCATAGATCGCAAAGTCGAGCCCCAGTACCGCCTGAATGCGGGAGGTGCCGTTCACGATGCGGTCGTAACCGAATTTCACCCGGGCGCGGGAACCACCTGCGGTGGTATAGCGTGTAGGTACGCGAGACAGAGGGATGGGATACGATACATCGAACACCACGCGGTCACTTTCAAATTTGGCCGTGCCGTAGTGATGCACCAGTTCTTCCCATCTGGTGGCCGCAAAGTTTTTCGGATCAATGGGCCGGTAGGCCGTGTCCCTGAATTCGAAGGTGAGCGTTCGGCCGGTGGATTCCGGTTCTTTGTAGAACACCACGGCCACATCGCCCGACGTGATGGTGCGCTGCGTGTGCACGTCCATGATACCAAAGAGTGTGGTAGGCCGCGCATAACCGAAAGTATTGCCTGTGATGGGGTCCGTTACCGCCGGCTCGAAGGGGCGGCTGCGGAAAGGTTTCAGCTGCATGTCGCGGATGACTTTGGTACCACCGGAATTGGAAACCTCTACATCGAACTTATACCCCGCATCTGGTTGCTGGCGCACGGCGTTGAGGTAGGCCAGGTTAACCGGCGCCCACATCACGAACTGGCCCGAATGCTCCCTTACTTCGAAGAGGCGGTGGTGCTCGATCACCCTTTTCTTTTCCAGTTCGGCCCGGGTCGTTTCTTCGCCCGTGTAGGCGTCTTTCCACACCTGTACGGGGAAGGTTTTATAGAATATCTCAGCCGAGTCGCCGCGGCTGTCTTTGATGTTGAGTATTTTGAAAGAGAGCGGCTGCGTGGAGTTGTCTGCGTTGAACAGCACGGAGCCCAGTTCCTCGGGGTACAGCGTGGTGCGACCCAGCACCGGTTCGTACACGGTTTTTGTATAGGCGGCCTGCGAGCTGATGAAGTCGATATCCGCCGGCACCTTGATGCAGGCGTTTACAGCGCCAGCCATCACCAGCAGCATCACACCTTTTATGATCAGATCTTTTCTCATATCGGAAGTCAGTTTTTAAAACGGCTGATAAATTCATTGAACCCGAACTCATGATCCGGCGATACCATATGTACAATGCCATTGATGGTGTAGGTGTCCATAGAGGCTGTATTCGTTCTGGCCCATTTGCTGATGTAAAAAGAACCTTTGGTATCGCTGAAGGTGATGTACTGCGGGCCGCCTTTATCCAGGCCGGATGCCGGCTGGAAAAAGAGCAGCATGTTCATCACGGCATTAAATTTCAGGCTGTTGTACAATTTGCCGTCCGGCGCACCTTTCAGGCTGTCGGTAGGCATGAGGCCCGGCATGATGTAACGGCAGAACAGCGTATCGAGGTGATTGATGTCGAGGTCGGCGATGTAGAGCGGCTCTTTGAAATTACCACCCCGCATAATGTTGAGGTTTTTGATGGCGGCGGTAAAGCTGCTGTTGGTGATGCCCATTATGGTGAGGCGGTTGCTTTTTACGGTCCGTTCCAGGTTTAGCCGGTCAATCACTTTCACCATGGAATCGTACACACCGGTGCGGCTTTTCAGGTAATCGTAGGTATTGAGGTTCACCTGGCTTTTGGAACGGGAGTATTCCGCATAGCCGCCGTCTTTCTGGCAGGCCGCCATCATCAGCGCCAAAGCTACCAGGGCCACCACGAATCTGTTGTTATATAAATCGCGCATTTTCATGTCGGCAGTTATTTTAACCAGTAAGAATTTTGAGTGAGCAGGGAGTTTTGCGACAGCACGTCTGCGGCTACCGGCCAGTAGATACCGCCTTCGCCGATAAGCTTCAGGAAAGCCGGATCATCTTTTTTGATGCGCTGGTACCGGATGCGGTCATAAAAGCGCCAGGCCTCGCCCATCAGCTCGCGGCGCCGCTCGGCGAATATTTCTTCGATGAGGTCTTTACCTGTGAACGCAGGGTTGACGATGCCCCTGCTTTTCATCACGTTGGCCAGCCAGAGCTCCGCTTCCCCCCTGTCTCCTGTCATCACCGCGGCTTCGGCGCGCAACAGCGCCAGCTCCTCCATGCGGGTGAAAGAAAGGGTGCCGGTGAAGAGTCGGAAAGTGCCGGACGAAGCACCGTTTTCGATCACCTTGATTTTGCTGAACACCGGGATGTTCTGGTTGTAGCTGGAGAAATAATAATCCCGCAGCGGGTAACCGGTACCGGGGTCGATGCTGAAACGCTCATCGCCGGGCTGGTTGAATATTTTTACGATGGAGTCTTTCGGCACGTACACTTCCGGCACCGTTTTGCTGATAAAAGGTTTGGCCAGGGTGTATTCTTCGATGTGCCCGGTGGTGGTACCTTCCTGGCTCATGTAGTCGAAGGTGAAGTTGAGTATCTGGGTGGGCGTGCGGCGGGCGAAGAAACCGTCGCTTGCACGCGTCAGTTCCACCGTAGTAGGCGTAAAGCGGATGCTGGCCTTCGGATAGTTATCGATGATGAAACGGGTGTACGCGATCACATCTGCATACCGTTCCTGCCAGGCTGCAATATGCGCCAGTACAGCGTAAGCGGAGACTTTGTTGAAGAGCGTACCGCTCCAGCGGCCCATGGATTCACTGTAATAAAAATTCGGTAACTGGGGGTCCGCGCCGCTGTAGATGTATGGAAGGTCTTTGGCCGCCTCCACCAGTTCGCGCTCCGCAAAAGCCAGCACGGTGTCCTGGCTGGTGCGGCGGAGCTGGGGAAACTGCCCGTCAAACGACGATACCAGCAAAGGCACATCGCCCCAGATACGGGTCATGTAGAAATAAGCGAAAGCCCTCATCGAACGCATCTGCGCTATGTCTATCTTATAGTTGCCTTCGGAGTAATAGGCATCTTTCGCCCGCACCTCGCCTGCCCGCTCGATGAAGAGGTTGGCAGCATTGATTACCGCATAAAAACGGCGCCAGCTCTGCAGGTTCTGTACAAGCGGGTAAGAAGCATTGAGATTGTTACCGATCACCGCTTTCAGGTCGGGCCGCGCCACCGCGGAAAAATCTCCCATGCGGAACTCGCCCTGCATCCAGTGCGTCGCATTGTCGCACAAAGCCGCACGCATCAATCCGTACACGCCGATCAGGGCGTTACGGGTGTCTTCAATATCTTCCCAGTTGTCTTTTTCAGGCTTCACACGGTTGCTCTCCACATCCAGCATCTTGCTGCAGCTGAACAACACCGAGCACAGCGCCGCCAGTATGGCTATTCTTGGGAAGGTTCGGAATAATTTATTCATGATATACAACTGATATGCTTTGTGTTTATAAATCCAGTTTCAGGCCTACGATCACCGTTTTCGGGATGGGCATGGCAAACCCGTTGTCGTACCCGTTGTAGGTGGTCAGCTCCGGGTCGCGGCCAGTGTATTTGGTGATGGTCAGCAGGTTGGTGCCCGACACATAGAAGTAGCAGCGGGTAATGCCGGCTTTTTTCTTCTTCAGCCATGCTGTGCCGGCCACATCATAGCCGATAGTCACGGAGCGCAGTTTGAGGAAAGAGGCGTCTTCGAGGAAGAGGTCCTGGTCGAGGCGATAAGGGATCACCTGGCTCCAGGGATTGTATACGGGATACGCCTTCATGTCTTTCGGCTTCTCCCAGAACGTGATCTCCTTCACGGAGTTGATATCGTAAGTGCCTTCACGGTTGATGAAATCGTAGCGCGCCGCTGCTTCTTCATTCACCGCCTTCTGCCCGAGAGCAAAATAGAGGTTGAATTCAACGTTGAGGTGACCGTACTGCAGGTTGCTCCCGAAACCGCCGGTTACCGGTGGCATGAAGTTTCCTTTCAGCACTTTGTCGTCGTCGTTAATGGTATAGTCGCCATTATTATCGCGCCACGCCGGGTCGCCGCCTTTGAAAGCGATGCCCTTGTAAGTAACAGGCGCATCTTTGGCGGGATTCTTCGGCACGTCCGCATCGGTAGCATAAATGCCGTTGTTCTCCAGTACCCAGAAGCGGTCGATCGCCTCGCCCACTACCAGTTTCCGGTTGCCGCTCACAAATTGCGATGCGCCGCCGGGCAATGCTTTCAGCGAATTCCTGTTGTACGACACCTGCAGGGAAGGCGTCCATTGCCAGGGGCCTTTTTTGATCACGTCCGCCGCGGCCATCAGTTCGATGCCTTTGTTATTCACGTCGAGGCCGTTGCGGTAGGCGAACTTATAACCAGTTTCGGCCACCACCGGCATGGGCAGCAGCATGTTTTTGTCGTTTTTGGAATAAACGTCGAGCGAAAGGCGCAGGCGGTTATTGTATACTGCCAGGTCGGTTCCGAGGTTCGCGATGTCGGTATACCCCCATGCAATATCGTTGCCCACCCATCCGGAGGAGTACGGCCTGCTGATGCCGGGGAAAGCGTTGTAAGATGCGGCGTTCTCATGCCCCGTCCAGCCCAGATCCACTTTATATTGCGGCCCTACGGCATACCGGTCGTCCGTCAGCAAACGGCCCATTCTTCCCCACGATGCGCGGAGTTTCCAGGCATTGATGCGGCCGTTATCCGCCGCCAGCTGTTTCTTCAGGTTCCAGTCAAACGCTACAGTCGGCGTAAACAGCCAGCGCGCATGAGCCGGCATGTACGACGAGCCGTCGTTGCGCAGCAAAACGTTCACCGAAAACAGGTCGTGGTGACGGTAGGTGAAGTTGCCGTACAGGGAAAACAGGCGATGCTTCTGCCCGTCAAGAAAACGGTAGATCAGCTGGTTGCCGTACGAGAGCGGGTTGAGATAGTTCTCGCTCTGCGAGTTCGGCTCCACGATGTTCATCTTCACCCGGTCGCTGGGGCCTTTGTAGCCACGGGAATACTCATAGCGGTAAAGCTCGGACTGGAACGACTGCCCTGCTTCCACATCCAGCCACTTTTCGCCGCCCAGCTGAAAGCTGTAGCCGGCAGAATTTTCAATACCCACGCGCTGGTTGTTTCCGAAGTAGTTGGAGATGTAGTTGTTACCATCCATTAACGACGAGTGCCAGAATATATCACGCAGGCTTTCGTTGTAATCATACAACAGTCGCGAAGTGATTTTCAGGCGCTGGAATTTTGCGCTCAACGCAAAAATCCCCTGCACGGAATTCATGTGATTTTTGTCGAACGACTTATTAAAGGAGTATAAGTATTTGTTGTAACCATCCAGGCCGGGCGTGAGCGGAGCCGTAACGTCGGGGATGTAGGCTGCTTCCGCAAAGCGGCTGCGGAGTGTTTTCACCGGAACGCGGTCCATACGGCTGGCGTTGATCATGGTAGAGGCCATCAGCCAGGGCAAAGGCGCCATGTTCACGAGGAAGGAGGCATTGTACTTGTCCATCCGCGAATCGCCGGCGATGCCGTTGCTTTGCGTTTTATCCCCGTAAAACCGGAAGTTGGCGCGTTCGGTACCGCCGGAAATGCTGGCGTTGATGTTGTGCACGGTAGCGTTCTGGTAATATGCATCACTCCAGTTGGCGGGGCCGTAATACAGCATGTTGGAAGAATCGCGCAGGTAGGCGGGATAACTCAGTGAATCCGCGGCGGTCGCATATTTCAGATAGAACTGACGGCGGAAACCGTTTTCATATTGTGCATTGGTTGTGAACACCGGATCATGCATCGCCAGGCCATAATAACTGTTGATGCTGATTTTCCGTTTGCCGGACACGGCGTTTTTCGTGATGATGTTGATCACCCCGTTCGCGCCGCGCGGGCCGAAGATGGCCGCGGTAGCCGCATCCTTGCCAACCTGTATTTCACGGATGTTGTCGGGATTGATGATGGAAAGCAGGTTGATGCCGGGGCCCAGCCTCGTGAAATCATAAGGCTGTACGTCGAACACCAGGGTATTGTCCTGCAACAGCGGGATGCCGTTCAGGTACACCGTCGGCTGCACCTGGTAAACGTCTTTACGTTGCAGCAGCGGGTTGGAAAGGCCGCGGATGAACATAAACTGCTCCGTACCGGGCTCGCCGGTGGATTCCTGTGCGTATACGCCTCTAAGATTGCCTTTCACCATTTGCTGAAGATTCACAAAAGGCACGAGGGCCGTTTTTTTCACGGGCAGGGTGTCGGTAGTGCGCAGCAGACGCCCGTAGCGGCCATCGTCGTTGTGGTGCGATATTTCGATCGCAGGCGCATCCGGTTTCACCGCTTCCTGAGCATAAGCCCGGTTTGCCGTGTGCAGCAGGGACAGTGCCGCCAGGAGGGAAAAAGATACACGTCCCCCTACCCCAGGCCATCGCATGGAATGCTTATCTTTCATAGTATGCCAGAATGTTTTAAATGTTAGTGCCGGAGCTGTGGCCCCCGGCATTGTTTATTCGGAGAACGGAAGCGTGAAAGGAGCTTTCCGGGCACAGGAAGCCCGGAAAGCACAATAAAGAGTAGCCTTCGTTCGATACGACGAATATTTGTTGCAAAAATTCAGCAGGCCCGCATGCGGACAAGCTTTTTTTGACAGACTTGTAGTGATGGTGATTACAACTGATTTACCCGATGGAATAATGCTTATTCACAAGAGCGACTCCTGCCTGGTGGAACAAACATAACAATGCCTTACTGTACGGGAAATCCTGTAGTCATACAACAACAATAAAAAGCGATTCGTTACAAAAATGATTCTGGTTTATCAGCCGGGATGTTGGGTCAGGGTGTATTTCATTTGCTCAATTTCCGGGATATTTTAGGCTCCTAATTTTCCATACATCCCCGTGCTGTTTGTAAGCACAAGATAGTATGCTAATGAGTGAAGCCGTTAGCAACATTTTTAAATGTGACACTTCATCGACAATATCTGATATGCGATTTTAAAAGTCATGTTAACAAGTGAACGGAATACCCGTTTTTTCGTTCAAATGACCCGGATTTTTTGATCATCGCGTAGTGTAGGAAGTACGCATAAGGTTATTAAAGGCTTATCGCCATGACTTTTCTATGACAGATGACATAAAACACCAACGGCCGTTAATATGGGGCTTTCTACAATTAACTAAAGCAGGCAGCGGTAATAAAGCTTATTACTGCTGCCTGCCCTGTGCCGCTTTTCTTACTGGTTTGGGAGCTGGGAAGCGTCGAGATAGGCGATTTCCCATTGATGCCCGTCGAGGTCGGCGAAGCCGTGCTGGTACATCCAACCATGATCTTGCGCCTCATTGTAGATCACAGCCCCCAGCTCCGCTGCTTTTTTTACCAGGTCGCGGACCGCGTCCTTGGACTCGGCGTCGATGG
Protein-coding sequences here:
- a CDS encoding RagB/SusD family nutrient uptake outer membrane protein codes for the protein MKKYIVFVAVLLVAMATTPGCKKFLDTESPTRESGASFWKTRADAERFTNNLYGEMADILLNNSFFLAAEFRCGLYRQTRVYPRDYFDWFPVNNIKSIVYGNNYWNGFFHFDRLIDWNPYFKIIQSAGILIDRAPGVPDSELSPEEKKQYVAEGVFVRNFCYFLMVRLYGDVPYYTKPYFDKVIGRSNFVEVLNQCIAELDKYKNDLPWSYPDPRKRAVRPTVGTMYALMMHMNMWNAGFDDLNRGKYHEHAAALFKEFEGKNNGTYRLLTTAEFTRLFRGGSEEGLFEFSQNVNYGELRGLGYQYLNDNVIRGGYDRPYLYLQKKFLEKMYPLSDPDKRRDIWFDGNMMSESRGEFLKFSGNRGSGSGYDGSLIVFRLADMYLLAAEANAELGSDRSEEAIRLLNVIRGRAEAPAYSGVTQRDLQDAIYWERTKELMGEGHYFYDLVRTKRILNSEYCAFPISQPAFQRGAWTWPITEEALKNNPLMRLNEYWR
- a CDS encoding SusC/RagA family TonB-linked outer membrane protein, whose amino-acid sequence is MHKYTKSFLALLWMALTASAAFAQQKMITVKGIVYEKGSNQPLPGIAIWAGNPPKGVAVTGGDGSFTVTVPEGTDLNFRSLAYEQAKVKAREGATMRIQLSIKESKLDETVIIGYQKKKRETTTGSTVVISGKELQDVPVANVMELIQGKVPGLNIQNNTGAPGYAGTIQMRGVSSMNITGSGNDAFLSPTSPLFIVDGVQVDPNSNFEYGFQSSGPGLSPLSLIPQEDIESVQVLKDAQATAQYGSRGAYGVIIVTTKRGKSSVPIVAYTGNFFVNIPPTLRPVIGGHGERELRIWQAMLNTDSPYKTAGDINRTPFLADSLNPYYNQATDWQGLFYTYTYNQTHNMTVSGGDNKFNYKANLGYYNEKGIVKNTGFNRYSLGTNFQYMPSEKLRVFSNISTSLGVNSKGSGNGLQQADAADAGNNSSLLPPPSFYSSTASAIAALRTSNVNKTARVATSLEVDYELIKGLHAVSTFSFENTTATENNYRPAAINDNFSEVYSYSDRKSKVYNRNSLSYFRSWGAQVHNVTIGVFNELSRTTFQANVNRLQRTPGDSYYGPIGSDPYYNRGGVLPNAADLREMSIATSLTYDFRKKYVVDLSFRRDATSQAGRNTPFSNNPAVGLRWNFYKENIFEDASWLEYGSIRATWGRNMMPQGSIFDAYGTYDDRGGRRYNEELQSGIIYDDLPNANLKPKSATTYNLGFDLGLWQGKLQLEFDAYHRFVNNDILDVPLPSINGFKNVKSDDAAILNMGLETMITYRPLSKSSAFTWTITLTGALNKDYIARLPYGKREILRPDPTTGQMILRRVGRNTFTNVLYGSNGVYRNDGMVQVDPATGAPVAVAQNGSSVYSYLQGGDARWIDVNGDYLINTSDYVYAGSSQPLVTGGFNNFIQYKNYSLSINTSYTAIRSILNNAVAARFQNFSDPLGNSSLVPIDNYNYWKNNTSDAKYPNPYDYRRYPYLNPFRYDQTLFEEDGSYWKVNNITLSYNVDRSRLKRIGMSSARVYLSVANPVMWQSYTGPNAENVTALGRDDSKGYPMRRSVNLGLNAQF
- a CDS encoding DUF5007 domain-containing protein translates to MRKDLIIKGVMLLVMAGAVNACIKVPADIDFISSQAAYTKTVYEPVLGRTTLYPEELGSVLFNADNSTQPLSFKILNIKDSRGDSAEIFYKTFPVQVWKDAYTGEETTRAELEKKRVIEHHRLFEVREHSGQFVMWAPVNLAYLNAVRQQPDAGYKFDVEVSNSGGTKVIRDMQLKPFRSRPFEPAVTDPITGNTFGYARPTTLFGIMDVHTQRTITSGDVAVVFYKEPESTGRTLTFEFRDTAYRPIDPKNFAATRWEELVHHYGTAKFESDRVVFDVSYPIPLSRVPTRYTTAGGSRARVKFGYDRIVNGTSRIQAVLGLDFAIYEPGDWKVIFWFKEGNPDFKDN
- a CDS encoding RagB/SusD family nutrient uptake outer membrane protein — translated: MNKLFRTFPRIAILAALCSVLFSCSKMLDVESNRVKPEKDNWEDIEDTRNALIGVYGLMRAALCDNATHWMQGEFRMGDFSAVARPDLKAVIGNNLNASYPLVQNLQSWRRFYAVINAANLFIERAGEVRAKDAYYSEGNYKIDIAQMRSMRAFAYFYMTRIWGDVPLLVSSFDGQFPQLRRTSQDTVLAFAERELVEAAKDLPYIYSGADPQLPNFYYSESMGRWSGTLFNKVSAYAVLAHIAAWQERYADVIAYTRFIIDNYPKASIRFTPTTVELTRASDGFFARRTPTQILNFTFDYMSQEGTTTGHIEEYTLAKPFISKTVPEVYVPKDSIVKIFNQPGDERFSIDPGTGYPLRDYYFSSYNQNIPVFSKIKVIENGASSGTFRLFTGTLSFTRMEELALLRAEAAVMTGDRGEAELWLANVMKSRGIVNPAFTGKDLIEEIFAERRRELMGEAWRFYDRIRYQRIKKDDPAFLKLIGEGGIYWPVAADVLSQNSLLTQNSYWLK
- a CDS encoding SusC/RagA family TonB-linked outer membrane protein, yielding MKDKHSMRWPGVGGRVSFSLLAALSLLHTANRAYAQEAVKPDAPAIEISHHNDDGRYGRLLRTTDTLPVKKTALVPFVNLQQMVKGNLRGVYAQESTGEPGTEQFMFIRGLSNPLLQRKDVYQVQPTVYLNGIPLLQDNTLVFDVQPYDFTRLGPGINLLSIINPDNIREIQVGKDAATAAIFGPRGANGVINIITKNAVSGKRKISINSYYGLAMHDPVFTTNAQYENGFRRQFYLKYATAADSLSYPAYLRDSSNMLYYGPANWSDAYYQNATVHNINASISGGTERANFRFYGDKTQSNGIAGDSRMDKYNASFLVNMAPLPWLMASTMINASRMDRVPVKTLRSRFAEAAYIPDVTAPLTPGLDGYNKYLYSFNKSFDKNHMNSVQGIFALSAKFQRLKITSRLLYDYNESLRDIFWHSSLMDGNNYISNYFGNNQRVGIENSAGYSFQLGGEKWLDVEAGQSFQSELYRYEYSRGYKGPSDRVKMNIVEPNSQSENYLNPLSYGNQLIYRFLDGQKHRLFSLYGNFTYRHHDLFSVNVLLRNDGSSYMPAHARWLFTPTVAFDWNLKKQLAADNGRINAWKLRASWGRMGRLLTDDRYAVGPQYKVDLGWTGHENAASYNAFPGISRPYSSGWVGNDIAWGYTDIANLGTDLAVYNNRLRLSLDVYSKNDKNMLLPMPVVAETGYKFAYRNGLDVNNKGIELMAAADVIKKGPWQWTPSLQVSYNRNSLKALPGGASQFVSGNRKLVVGEAIDRFWVLENNGIYATDADVPKNPAKDAPVTYKGIAFKGGDPAWRDNNGDYTINDDDKVLKGNFMPPVTGGFGSNLQYGHLNVEFNLYFALGQKAVNEEAAARYDFINREGTYDINSVKEITFWEKPKDMKAYPVYNPWSQVIPYRLDQDLFLEDASFLKLRSVTIGYDVAGTAWLKKKKAGITRCYFYVSGTNLLTITKYTGRDPELTTYNGYDNGFAMPIPKTVIVGLKLDL